One Penaeus vannamei isolate JL-2024 chromosome 27, ASM4276789v1, whole genome shotgun sequence genomic window carries:
- the Cdk1 gene encoding cyclin-dependent kinase 1 has translation MEDYLRIEKLGEGTYGVVYKAKNRKSGKFVAMKKIRLENEEEGVPSTAIREISLLKELQHPNIVLLEDVLMQESKLFLVFEFLNMDLKKYLDSFESGKYVDKKLVKSYCYQLFQGILYCHQRRVLHRDLKPQNLLINEQGVIKIADFGLARAFGIPVRVYTHEVVTLWYRAPEVLLGSSRYSCPVDVWSLGCIFAEMVTKRPLFHGDSEIDQLFRIFRTLTTPTEDNWPGVTQLQDYKANFPKWTDYNLGNSVKQMDSDGLDLLSKTLIYDPTRRISAKEALKHPYFDDLDKSTLPAKN, from the exons ATGGAGGATTACTTACGTATAGAAAAGCTTGGAGAGGGAACCTATGGCGTTGTATACAAAGCCAAGAACCGGAAAAGTGGGAAGTTTGTGGCCATGAAAAAGATCAGActggagaacgaagaggaaggtGTCCCCTCCACAGCCATCAGAGAAATTTCTCTCCTGAAAGAACTTCAGCATCCCAACATTGTCCT ATTAGAAGATGTGTTGATGCAGGAGAGCAAACTTTTCCTTGTGTTCGAGTTCCTCAACATGGATTTGAAGAAATATCTTGACTCGTTTGAATCTGGCAAATATGTAGATAAGAAACTTGTGAAATCTTACTGCTACCAG ctTTTCCAAGGAATCCTTTACTGCCATCAGCGAAGGGTGCTCCACAGAGATCTCAAACCACAGAATCTCCTCATCAACGAGCAGGGTGTCATAAAGATTGCTGATTTTGGCCTTGCTCGCGCATTTGGAATCCCAGTGAGAGTGTATACACATGAG GTTGTAACCCTATGGTATCGAGCTCCAGAGGTCCTTCTTGGTTCCTCTCGATACTCCTGTCCTGTTGATGTTTGGTCTCTTGGCTGTATATTTGCTGAGATGGTTACCAAACGGCCACTGTTCCACGGCGACTCAGAGATTGATCAACTCTTCAGGATATTCAG AACCTTGACAACCCCCACAGAAGACAACTGGCCTGGTGTGACACAACTGCAGGATTACAAAGCCAATTTCCCCAAATGGACTGATTACAATCTCGGAAATTCTGTCAAACAGATGGACAGTGATGGCCTGGACCTTTTGTCG AAAACACTGATCTATGATCCTACTCGTAGGATTTCTGCCAAGGAGGCCCTGAAGCACCCCTACTTTGATGATCTTGACAAGTCCACTCTTCCAGCCAAGAATTAA